Proteins encoded in a region of the Rutidosis leptorrhynchoides isolate AG116_Rl617_1_P2 chromosome 9, CSIRO_AGI_Rlap_v1, whole genome shotgun sequence genome:
- the LOC139865719 gene encoding shaggy-related protein kinase epsilon-like, whose product MASGGMAPTATGKIEGNSMFADKLPEEINEMTIKDDKVEKEMEATVVDGHGTETGHIIVTTIGGRNGQPKQTISYMAERVVGQGSFGIVFQAKCLETGEAVAIKKVLQDKRYKNRELQTMRLLDHPNVVSLKHCFFSTTEKDELYLNLVLEYVPETAYRVARHYSKANQRMPMIYVKLYTYQIFRALAYIHAIGVCHRDIKPQNLLVNPHSHQLKLCDFGSAKVLVKGEPNISYICSRYYRAPELIFGATEYTTAIDIWSVGCVLAELLLGQPLFPGESGVDQLVEIIKVLGTPTREEIKCMNPNYTEFKFPQIKAHPWHKIFHKRMPPEAVDLVSRLLQYSPNLRCTALEACIHPFFNELRDPNTRLPNGRPLPPLFNFKPQELKGASVELLAKLIPEHARKQCPILGS is encoded by the exons ATGGCTTCTGGTGGGATGGCTCCTACTGCAACTGGAAAGATCGAAGGTAATTCTATGTTTGCCGACAAACTGCCCGAAGAAATTAATGAAATGACAATTAAAGATGACAAGGTCGAAAAG GAAATGGAGGCAACAGTCGTGGATGGCCATGGTACTGAAACTGGACACATCATTGTAACTACTATTGGAGGTAGAAATGGTCAACCTAAACAG ACAATAAGCTATATGGCAGAACGAGTAGTTGGTCAGGGTTCTTTCGGAATCGTGTTTCAG GCAAAGTGTTTGGAAACTGGAGAAGCTGTTGCAATTAAAAAGGTGTTGCAAGATAAACGATACAAGAACCGTGAATTACAAACCATGCGGTTACTAGATCATCCAAACGTTGTTTCACTCAAACACTGTTTCTTTTCGACTACAGAAAAAGACGAATTGTATCTCAATTTGGTTCTTGAATACGTTCCAGAAACAGCTTATCGTGTCGCACGACACTACAGTAAGGCAAATCAGAGGATGCCTATGATATATGTCAAACTATACACTTATCAG ATTTTTAGAGCGTTGGCGTATATTCATGCAATTGGGGTTTGCCACAGAGACATTAAGCCCCAAAATCTTCTG GTGAATCCTCATTCACATCAACTCAAACTATGTGACTTTGGGAGCGCAAAAGTTCTG GTGAAAGGGGAGCCTAACATATCCTACATATGTTCTAGATACTATCGTGCACCTGAACTCATATTTGGGGCAACTGAGTACACGACTGCAATTGATATCTGGTCAGTTGGTTGTGTTCTTGCTGAACTACTACTTGGACAG CCACTTTTCCCAGGTGAGAGTGGAGTCGACCAGCTTGTAGAGATTATTAAG GTCCTTGGTACACCAACTCGTGAAGAAATCAAATGCATGAACCCAAACTACACAGAGTTTAAGTTCCCACAAATCAAGGCTCATCCCTGGCACAAA ATTTTTCACAAGCGGATGCCCCCGGAAGCTGTAGATCTTGTTTCAAGACTCCTTCAATATTCTCCAAATTTGAGGTGTACAGCG TTGGAAGCCTGTATTCACCCATTCTTCAACGAGCTTCGTGATCCAAATACTCGTCTTCCAAATGGACGTCCTTTGCCACCCCTCTTCAATTTCAAGCCTCAAG AGCTAAAAGGAGCGTCGGTTGAACTTCTGGCTAAGCTCATACCAGAACATGCTCGGAAGCAGTGTCCCATTCTTGGCAGTTAA